From a region of the Candidatus Bathyarchaeota archaeon genome:
- a CDS encoding ATP phosphoribosyltransferase regulatory subunit — protein LMQLLDAKRWNEALRTAEEFGVSRKGLSALKEVFEAKGKDASKVLTDVKKKLGEYESPVTAVDNLQQIIELCKESGVKFNMSIETGFARGLEYYTGMIFEPLVPEMEISLGGGGRYDKLVELFGGEPTPAVGVAHGLDRIALAIDKQNVTLKISKKIVAVIPIGEKAVSKAFAIALQLRKRGIAVELEVMGRTVSRALQDADRRKMAYAVILGPKELEKGKVMLRDMEKRQQRPINIDDISEEVSKKMS, from the coding sequence CTTGATGCAGCTATTAGACGCCAAACGGTGGAACGAAGCGCTTAGAACCGCTGAAGAATTTGGCGTTTCAAGAAAGGGTTTATCAGCTCTGAAAGAGGTTTTTGAAGCTAAGGGAAAAGACGCTTCCAAGGTCCTAACTGACGTAAAGAAAAAGCTAGGGGAATATGAGAGTCCGGTTACAGCAGTAGATAACCTGCAGCAAATCATTGAGTTATGCAAAGAAAGCGGAGTTAAATTCAACATGTCAATTGAAACAGGATTTGCACGAGGCTTAGAATACTATACTGGAATGATTTTCGAGCCGCTTGTACCTGAGATGGAGATTTCACTAGGCGGCGGTGGACGATATGATAAACTCGTTGAACTGTTTGGAGGTGAGCCTACACCGGCAGTAGGAGTTGCTCACGGGCTGGATCGCATCGCGCTGGCAATAGACAAACAAAACGTCACGCTGAAGATTTCTAAGAAAATCGTGGCGGTTATTCCCATTGGTGAAAAGGCAGTTTCCAAAGCTTTTGCAATAGCGTTGCAGCTAAGAAAAAGGGGAATAGCTGTAGAATTAGAGGTTATGGGGCGAACAGTTTCGCGAGCGTTACAGGATGCTGACAGAAGGAAAATGGCATACGCTGTTATTCTAGGTCCGAAGGAGCTTGAAAAAGGTAAAGTGATGCTGAGAGACATGGAAAAGCGTCAGCAACGCCCAATCAACATTGATGACATATCTGAAGAAGTTTCGAAGAAGATGAGTTAG
- a CDS encoding CPBP family intramembrane metalloprotease, which yields MTSSLSETLQKLLFAIIFIVGFFIILTYMLSMGLGILVFFSTAEGLTFSQGPIRLYPLLIVDMEITINAGLYYLFLWWIFAFCFAAAWRYRDDLPSRVREFFSVDTKRSPFSNNLLAMPAITSMLLVVTIVLHFFQTQSGIPIGEPRITDEPFLDFLRFSRAPLVEEILFRIIPIGTFLATYIFVAGKRTRPGFSWSQRLKTCILSVLQPEKAKKMIGLRTIGEAGLLGGVFWAEWMMIFLTAFLFGIAHYFGNWELGKIAPATVSGAVFALAYLYYGVQAPILLHWYFNFYFSIFGLSLDYYSAEMDFLSLSWLANIFLGAFLWVALIIFGVIAIFELVRRKPKAIPVPEPPSTNI from the coding sequence ATGACCTCAAGTTTATCTGAAACACTTCAAAAACTTCTTTTCGCCATCATTTTCATAGTCGGTTTTTTCATCATCCTAACATACATGCTTTCGATGGGCTTGGGGATTCTGGTTTTTTTCTCCACTGCAGAAGGGCTAACATTCAGCCAAGGACCAATAAGGCTATATCCCTTGCTCATTGTAGATATGGAGATAACCATAAACGCTGGGCTCTATTATTTATTTCTCTGGTGGATATTTGCTTTTTGTTTTGCTGCCGCTTGGAGGTACAGGGATGATCTTCCCAGCAGAGTCCGAGAATTCTTTTCTGTTGATACTAAACGAAGTCCTTTCAGCAACAACTTGCTTGCTATGCCAGCAATAACATCCATGTTGCTAGTGGTCACAATCGTATTACATTTCTTTCAGACGCAGAGTGGAATTCCCATAGGAGAGCCACGCATTACAGATGAGCCTTTCTTGGACTTCCTACGATTTTCGCGGGCTCCACTAGTCGAAGAGATATTGTTCCGGATAATTCCAATAGGAACTTTCCTAGCGACTTACATTTTTGTTGCTGGAAAAAGAACGAGACCTGGCTTTTCTTGGAGCCAACGATTAAAGACGTGCATTCTATCTGTTTTGCAGCCTGAAAAGGCTAAGAAGATGATCGGTTTGAGAACCATCGGTGAAGCTGGCTTGCTTGGAGGGGTTTTCTGGGCCGAATGGATGATGATATTCCTAACTGCTTTTCTTTTCGGTATCGCCCACTATTTTGGTAATTGGGAGCTAGGTAAAATAGCTCCAGCAACAGTGAGCGGCGCAGTTTTTGCTTTGGCGTATCTTTACTATGGGGTTCAAGCGCCGATTTTGCTTCACTGGTATTTCAATTTTTACTTTTCCATTTTCGGTTTATCACTGGATTACTATTCTGCTGAAATGGATTTTCTATCTCTTAGTTGGTTGGCAAACATTTTCTTAGGTGCATTTTTGTGGGTAGCACTAATCATCTTTGGTGTGATTGCGATTTTTGAGTTGGTAAGGCGAAAACCTAAAGCTATACCCGTTCCTGAACCACCCTCTACAAACATCTAA